GGCCCACGCGGCGCGGGTCACGCTGCGTTCGAGCGCCTCTGCTCGGCGCTCGAGACGTGAGCAGTCCCCTGACATCGACTCGATCGCTGCCTTTCCCGGTCTCGAATCGGCGCGCCCGCCCATCCGGGCCACCAGCGCACGGTGCACCAGCAGGTCGGGGTAGCGCCGTATGGGTGAGGTGAAGTGCGCGTAGCAGGGGCTGGCCAGGCCGAAGTGCTGATCTTTATACGCGGTGTAACGCGCACGCATCATCGATCTCAATATCATCAGGCTCACCTGGCCCGAGCCCGGCAGCTGGGCGGCCTTCTCGAGCAGGGCCTGCAGGTCGGCCGGCTTGATGTTTTCGGGGGCAGTGTCCAGCCGCAGCCCCAAGGCGGGCAGGCGCGAGGCAAGCGATATCATAGCCGCCTGGTCGGGGCGCTCGTGCACGCGGTAAGGAAAAGCCGGTCCTTCTCGGTCGAGTTTGTCGGCGACCGTTTCGTTGGCAGCCAGCATGAAGTCCTCGATGAGAAGGTGTGCGGCCAGCCGCGGCCGGTTGACGATAACGTCGGGGTCGCCGTTGTCGTTGACCTGTACCTGGCTTTCGGGGAGGTCCAGCTCCAGTGACCCGCGTTTGCGTCGGGCCGTCCTCATGGCGACAGCGCAGCGCTGCATCTGTCCGAGCATCTCGGCGGTCGCGCTGTCGATGTCCTCCGGCTGCCCGTCGAGGCAGTCCTGCACCGACTGGTAGGTGAGTCTCGCCTTACTGCGTATGATACTGCGCGCAAAGGTGGCATCGGTGACTTCGCCGCTGTTGCTTATGGTCATCTCGACCGAGACGGTCAGCCGGTCGCGGTCCGGGCGCAGACTGGCAAGGTTGGTGGAGATTCGTTCCGGTAGCATGGGCACGGCATAGCCCGGAAAATAAACGCTCGTGCCCCTGTCAAAGGCTTCGGCGTCGAGCTTGCTGCCGTCCTTGACGTACCAGGACACGTCGGCGATGGCCACGCAGAGCAGCCAGCCCTTACCCTTGCGCGACAGGCAGATAGCGTCGTCAAAATCCCTGGCGTCGGCTCCGTCTATGGTTACGAAGTGACTGTCCCTGAGGTCGAGTCGTTCCTCGGCGTCCCTGTCGCCGGGTTCACGAAAACGCTCGGCCTCGGCCAGCACCTCGTCGCTGAACTCAACCGGCAGCGAAGCCTCGGCGCAGGCGATGGCGATCTCCCTGTCCAGTGGGCCACGGCTTTCTACCTCGCCATCGATGCGGACCTCTATGTTGTCGTGCCGGCCCGGGTAGCGGCTTATGGTGGCCTTGAGCAGGCAGCCGGGCTGCGCGGGGGGGCTGTCGTGGGCAAGCCGGACCTCGTAGTCAATGGCGTGGTCGTTGGGAATGAACACTCTGCGGTTGCGCGTCGACATCTCCCCGGTGATGACCTTGCGGCCTCGCTCAAGCACGCTGTGTATGGCCGCGTTCGCAGGCCTCCGGGTACTCCTGGTCAGCGGTTCGGCCAGCACCAGGTCGCCGTCCAT
This genomic window from Candidatus Binatota bacterium contains:
- a CDS encoding VacB/RNase II family 3'-5' exoribonuclease, which encodes MDVRKKNKPDNEAVVLARLRKSRKRYTPVAELQASTELEPAEFEEALASLAKRGELLRRKSRVGLTRKLGLVAGRVRRRSRDALIIPLDDSQDALRVSANALRPAMDGDLVLAEPLTRSTRRPANAAIHSVLERGRKVITGEMSTRNRRVFIPNDHAIDYEVRLAHDSPPAQPGCLLKATISRYPGRHDNIEVRIDGEVESRGPLDREIAIACAEASLPVEFSDEVLAEAERFREPGDRDAEERLDLRDSHFVTIDGADARDFDDAICLSRKGKGWLLCVAIADVSWYVKDGSKLDAEAFDRGTSVYFPGYAVPMLPERISTNLASLRPDRDRLTVSVEMTISNSGEVTDATFARSIIRSKARLTYQSVQDCLDGQPEDIDSATAEMLGQMQRCAVAMRTARRKRGSLELDLPESQVQVNDNGDPDVIVNRPRLAAHLLIEDFMLAANETVADKLDREGPAFPYRVHERPDQAAMISLASRLPALGLRLDTAPENIKPADLQALLEKAAQLPGSGQVSLMILRSMMRARYTAYKDQHFGLASPCYAHFTSPIRRYPDLLVHRALVARMGGRADSRPGKAAIESMSGDCSRLERRAEALERSVTRAAWAIYLSTRIGRRYDGTISGVAPHGYYVRLDDSGVEGLVPLSRLDYYVDHDEDRMELMSRDGKWTARPGDRARVRVVSTDVTKRRIDFEPCD